The DNA window GGCGTGAAGCGCCATCACTTCGGCGGGGGACCTAAGACTCACGGTCAGTCAGATCGCCATCGTGCGCCTGGATCTGTAGGCGCTACAACTTCCCCAGGCAGGGTTTGGAAAGGGTTAAGGATGGCTGGGCACATGGGAAATGCTCGTGCTACAGTGCGCGGTCTGAAGGTGGTGGAGGCCAACGCCGAGAAGAATCTGCTTTTAGTCCGCGGTGCTGTTCCGGGTGCGAAAGACGGAATTCTTTTGGTGAAAAAATCCCAGATAGCGCCTCCTGCCGCAGTGTCCTCCTCTAAGAAGAGCAAGGAAGCGAGTGCTTAAGTTTTCCATTCTAAACGCCTTCCGCAGGAAGGGAATAGCTATTATAGCTATCATTGGCACTGCGCTAGGCGTCGCTCTTATGACGGTGCTTCTCTCCATCTCCGATGGAATGGATGCTCAAATGACCTCGACGGCGAACGAGATGGCGGGCTGGATAGCAGTGTACCCGGAGTCCGCGCCGTTGGGATATATAATGCCCAGCCAGATCGGGTTCCCGGAATCTTATGCGGATGAAATAAAGCAGATCGATAACGTTAAAGGGGATGCCGTATCCCCGCTCATAATGGCGTTTGTTCCAACTGAAGTCGCCGATTATGGCGATCCTATGGGGGTAAATTTGAGGGGGGCTGATAAGCAGGCATCTGTGCTGCTGGGGGAGAGCAACCCTTTTGATCAGAACAACATAATTGAGGGCAGGGCGCCGGATGAGGGTCGGGATGAGGTAATTATCGGGAATATGCTGGCTATCTTCGGCAAGGCAAAGGGTGGGAATTATGCCGATGTCGGCGGGGTGATAAACTTTCCTGTAGGCAATAGCGCGGTTACGCTGACCGTAGTCGGCATATTCGAGACGGGCAATCATTTATATGACGGGGCGATATATACTGATATTGATACAGCGCGTAAGCTGATGCCAACGCTGGCCGCTGATGAGGTTAATTACATTCATGTAGAAGCTACCGATATCGAATATGTACAGGGTGTCGCGAATGATATAAAGGCGATATTTGCAGATCGCCAGGTGCCCGTTACGGCAAAAGTTGCTACCGATATGATGGAAAGCTTTGCCGGCATGATGGATGTATTTCACAGCTTCTTATGGATAGTGTCGCTGGTGGCTGCAGTAGCCGGAGGGTTTTCTATCTTTATCGTAATGCTGATATCGGTCATTGAGAGGACCAAGGAGTTCGGGATTCTGAAGGCGTCCGGATGGTCTAATTTTAATATAGTGGGTTCTGTGGTTGGACAATCGATAACCGTAGGTTTGCTGGGAGCCGCTTGCGGTCTTCTAATGGGCTATGGCGCTTTGCAAGCTATAAATGCGTATTTGAATGTCGATATCGGCATAATAACGTGGCGACTGGTGTTAATTATTGTTAGTTTTGGTGTGGCAATGGGGATCATAGGAGGATTGTATCCTGCTCTTAGAGCAGCGAAGGTCAGTCCTATAGAGAGCTTGCGGGCTATATAAGTGTTAGTGGCTATGAATGATAGAGTTTTTACTGAAAATCAGAATAGCTCTGTATATCAAGTTTCGGGCAGCGAACAGCAGATACGCCGCAACATCGTCATCGCAAGCAAAGTTACTAAGGTATATGGAAGAGGCCGGACCAAGGTGAGCGCGCTACAATCCGTTGATCTAAAAGTTAGGGACGGGGAGTTTTTGGCAATACTCGGACCGTCGGGGAGCGGGAAGACCACACTACTTAATATGCTAGGGGCATTAGATAGACCGACCAAAGGCAGGGTCATCATCGATGGAGCAGAAACAAGCAAGATGGCGGAAAGCGGTCTGTATAAGGTGCGCCGTGATAAGCTGGGGTTCATTTTTCAGACGTATTATCTTGTGCCGAGTTTGAACGCTTTGCAGAATGTGCTTATACCAGTATTGCCAATCAGGGGTAATAAGAGGTATTATATGAAGGCTGTGCGTCTTTTAAAGCTAGTCGGCTTAAAAGACCGCCTGCACCACAAGCCTGGTGAGCTTTCCGGTGGGGAGCAGCAGAGGGTAGCTATAGCTCGTTCGCTGATAATGAATCCGAGCTTGATACTTGCTGATGAACCGACCGGCAATTTGGACACCAAGACCAGTGCAGAAGTTATCGATATTATGTTGCAATTGAATAGAAAGAATAAAAAGACATTTATTGTAGTCACCCACGATCGCAGGTTGGCTGAAAAGGCGGAGAGGGTCTTATATCTTTGTGACGGCAGGCTGTCAAGCGTCTGCCCGGAGGGTTTTTAAGGTGGTACAGGTTCCGGTATACAATTCGTCGGGTAATGTAATAGATAATATTGAACTGAGCGACGCAGTTTTCGGCGTTCCCATGAATTCAGCCGTTGTGCACCAGGCTATGCTGAGACAGAATGCCAATGCGCGCCAGGGCACGGTTGGGGTTAAGACTCGCGGGCAGGTATCCGGCGGCGGCAGGAAGCCTTATAAACAGAAGGGCACAGGCCGGGCGCGGCGCGGCAGTTCACGTTCTCCGCTTATTCGGGGAGGCGGTGTCATTTTTGGGCCGCAGGCCAGAAGTTACAGGCAGGGCATGCCGAAAAAAATGAGAAGGCTTGCTTTAAGATGTGTTCTATCCTGCAAAGTGGCGGACGGAGAAGTGAAGGTAATAGATAGGTTATCATTCGATGAGCCAAACACTAAAGAGATGGCGGGTATAGTTAAAGCGTTGAATCTGGGACATTCGCTTATGATAGTTACCGAAGAGCCTGATGGAAATGTGTATAAATCGGCGAGGAACTTAAACGGCACCGATATTCTACCCGCTTATATGATGAGCGTTGGCGACTTGATCGCTCATCGGCAGATCTTGATTTCATTGCCGGCAATAAGAAAAGTAGATGAGCTTTGGCAACCGTCCTCAAAAGAGACGGCAAAGGCATAGGGAATAGAAAATGCAGATATTAGAGATACTTAAGCGACCGGTTATTACCGAGAAAAGCACTTCGCAGCAGGAGAAGTCTATATATACGTTTGAAGTCGCGAAGAGCGCCAGTAAACAGCAGATAAAAGAAGCGGTCGAGTTGGCATTCAACGTTAATGTGGTCAGGGTTAATGTTATTACAA is part of the Dehalococcoidia bacterium genome and encodes:
- a CDS encoding ABC transporter permease, coding for MLKFSILNAFRRKGIAIIAIIGTALGVALMTVLLSISDGMDAQMTSTANEMAGWIAVYPESAPLGYIMPSQIGFPESYADEIKQIDNVKGDAVSPLIMAFVPTEVADYGDPMGVNLRGADKQASVLLGESNPFDQNNIIEGRAPDEGRDEVIIGNMLAIFGKAKGGNYADVGGVINFPVGNSAVTLTVVGIFETGNHLYDGAIYTDIDTARKLMPTLAADEVNYIHVEATDIEYVQGVANDIKAIFADRQVPVTAKVATDMMESFAGMMDVFHSFLWIVSLVAAVAGGFSIFIVMLISVIERTKEFGILKASGWSNFNIVGSVVGQSITVGLLGAACGLLMGYGALQAINAYLNVDIGIITWRLVLIIVSFGVAMGIIGGLYPALRAAKVSPIESLRAI
- a CDS encoding ABC transporter ATP-binding protein, producing MNDRVFTENQNSSVYQVSGSEQQIRRNIVIASKVTKVYGRGRTKVSALQSVDLKVRDGEFLAILGPSGSGKTTLLNMLGALDRPTKGRVIIDGAETSKMAESGLYKVRRDKLGFIFQTYYLVPSLNALQNVLIPVLPIRGNKRYYMKAVRLLKLVGLKDRLHHKPGELSGGEQQRVAIARSLIMNPSLILADEPTGNLDTKTSAEVIDIMLQLNRKNKKTFIVVTHDRRLAEKAERVLYLCDGRLSSVCPEGF
- the rplD gene encoding 50S ribosomal protein L4 codes for the protein MVQVPVYNSSGNVIDNIELSDAVFGVPMNSAVVHQAMLRQNANARQGTVGVKTRGQVSGGGRKPYKQKGTGRARRGSSRSPLIRGGGVIFGPQARSYRQGMPKKMRRLALRCVLSCKVADGEVKVIDRLSFDEPNTKEMAGIVKALNLGHSLMIVTEEPDGNVYKSARNLNGTDILPAYMMSVGDLIAHRQILISLPAIRKVDELWQPSSKETAKA
- the rplW gene encoding 50S ribosomal protein L23 produces the protein MQILEILKRPVITEKSTSQQEKSIYTFEVAKSASKQQIKEAVELAFNVNVVRVNVITMPAKWRGPGRRRSQLSPWKKAVVTIKQGQKIEYFEGV